The following are encoded together in the Lathyrus oleraceus cultivar Zhongwan6 chromosome 3, CAAS_Psat_ZW6_1.0, whole genome shotgun sequence genome:
- the LOC127130004 gene encoding uncharacterized protein LOC127130004 produces the protein MSLLWMGESHRGTAANIAEYQDGKFRVHSHTYIQPSAAHRGVKIIGGCVVLLTVWEFTRIPLIAPVSNEVPSFPYALRWCKRGMNYRNNPRHHVQGYRVAIEHMEEKDFIWRPYIQYPVPDYNDSRVWSATTYIICFYTVEMYQTDRVKLRFGFEQQIPSPPRCLSEHHNMTMVQAWDTHWQDLNKEELKEWKIRRHLVLQGNSVIGESKPGREYMNWFLSIPFMHVAPTQFLDDPRHRVASSTQHTTQHTTSPPQQHNQPSSSAQQTYQHIQTTQQHTIYSTSTQHHNPQTPFPQTNYFYNQQYQQQTNLRQPIQYTPIPQPNFEYSNPHSQPQPSNTTFTYPTPTYNPDDVYYPPIQHTRPETYTQTTHSLPNFDLTDDHLMSMPSFGVQELDVMDMPPNTSQQHQSQQHQQQQNALDELSSDSSPSPARQRQQDLGKGKRKKLAQDVEQAVTINKMFITIARLGRSNFGRCRSMALWLGGLDLSLLGFIV, from the exons ATGTCTCTCTTATGGATGGGCGAATCACACCGTGGGACGGCGGCAAACATTGCCGAATAC CAAGATGGAAAATTTCGGGTTCATTCGCATACATATATTCAACCAAGTGCGGCCCATAGAGGAGTAAAGATCATAGGAGGATGTGTGGTATTACTAACTGTATGGGAATTCACACGCATACCCTTGATAGCCCCGGTTAGTAACGAGGTTCCATCATTTCCTTATGCATTAAG ATGGTGCAAACGAGGTATGAATTATCGAAATAATCCTCGACATCATGTACAAGGGTACCGTGTTGCAATAGAACACATGGAAGAAAAAGAT tttatttggaggccgTACATACAATATCCAGTGCCTGATTATAATGACAGCCGAGTCTGGAGTGCAACAACATATATCATATGTTTCTATACCGTTGAGATGTATCAGACGGATCGAGTCAAACTCCGATTTGGATTTGAACAACAAATACCGTCTCCGCCAAGATGTCTAAGTGAACACCATAACATGACTATGGTCCAAGCTTGGGACACGCATTGGCAAGATTTAAATAAAGAAGAGCTGAAAGAATGGAAAATAAGAAGGCATTTGGTGTTACAAGGAAACTCGGTAATTGGTGAGTCTAAGCCGGGTAGAGAATACATGAATTGGTTTTTATCAATTCCTTTTATGCACGTTGCTCCGACACAATTTTTGGATGATCCCCGTCATCGTGTAGCTTCTTCAACCCAACACACAACCCAACACACAACATCACCCCCACAACAACATAACCAACCATCATCCTCAGCTCAACAAACATACCAACACATCCAGACCACCCAACAACACACCATTTATTCCACCTCAACCCAACACCATAATCCCCAAACTCCATTCCCTCAAACAAACTACTTTTAcaaccaacaatatcaacaacaaaccaaCCTACGCCAACCCATACAATACACTCCAATTCCTCAACCCAACTTTGAATACTCAAACCCTCATTCTCAACCCCAACCTTCTAACACCACATTCACATATCCCACTCCCACATACAACCCTGATGATGTCTATTATCCTCCTATCCAACACACCCGACCCGAAACCTACACACAAACCACACATTCACTACCCAACTTTGACCTCACCGATGACCATTTAATGAGTATGCCTTCTTTTGGCGTTCAAGAACTCGACGTTATGGATATGCCTCCTAACACATCACAACAACATCAAAgtcaacaacatcaacaacaacaaaacgCCCTTGATGAATTGTCTTCCGACTCGTCTCCGTCTCCCGCAAGACAAAGACAACAAGACTTGGGCAAGGGAAAACGCAAAAAGTTGGCACAAGATGTGGAACAGGCGGTCACTATAAATAAAAT GTTCATTACCATCGCAAGGCTTGGAAGAAGCAATTTTGGTCGTTGTCGAAGCATGGCTTTGTGGCTTGGAGGACTTGACTTGTCTTTGTTGGGATTTATTGTGTAA
- the LOC127130005 gene encoding uncharacterized protein LOC127130005 — translation MDHWEQNQVVMREDMTVVKAQMGQRVKAIRALARGQKEMRQANLRVVAANPAVMTIPVNPPGGDGTLVVTQPPPERVPVYQNAAQTFDIPINGRTQPEIDDHQDAFFTTRDDSVYDAFGSSLANFKRRFRMMEDKLKAIEGPDTFGLDATYMCLVQGVKIPPKFKVPNFEKYQGITCPKTHIRAFCRKMVAYSDDEKLLMHYFQDSLSGAFLEWYMQLERTQI, via the coding sequence ATGGATCACTGGGAGCAGAACCAAGTTGTTATGAGGGAAGATATGACCGTTGTGAAAGCCCAGATGGGTCAACGTGTTAAAGCCATACGAGCTTTGGCTAGAGGACAGAAGGAAATGCGTCAGGCCAACCTGAGAGTCGTCGCTGCCAACCCTGCTGTTATGACAATACCAGTGAATCCCCCAGGAGGAGATGGTACTCTTGTTGTAACTCAACCACCTCCCGAGAGAGTCCCAGTGTATCAAAATGCTGCTCAGACATTCGACATCCCTATCAATGGGAGAACGCAACCTGAGATCGACGATCATCAAGATGCTTTCTTCACTACAAGGGATGATTCAGTATACGATGCTTTTGGTTCCTCTCTGGCGAACTTCAAACGAAGATTCCGTATGATGGAAGACAAACTAAAGGCAATAGAAGGTCCTGATACCTTTGGGTTAGATGCAACCTACATGTGCCTAGTGCAAGGCGTGAAAATTCCTCCGAAGTTCAAGGTTCCAAACTTTGAAAAGTATCAAGGGATCACTTGTCCTAAGACTCACATCCGAGCTTTTTGTAGAAAGATGGTTGCTTATTCTGATGACGAGAAACTTCTAATgcactatttccaggacagtcttAGTGGAGCTTTTCTAGAATGGTATATGCAGCTTGAGCGCACACAAATATGA